One window of the Nicotiana tabacum cultivar K326 chromosome 4, ASM71507v2, whole genome shotgun sequence genome contains the following:
- the LOC107810677 gene encoding ubiquitin-conjugating enzyme E2 27, which yields MVDLGRVQKEQQECNKVVQVSGTGIIVSPKGDSLTHLIGTIPGPSDTPYEGGTFKIDITLPDGYPFKPPKMEFATKVWHPNIISQSCAICLDILKDQWSPALTLKTALLSTVS from the exons ATGGTGGACTTGGGCAGGGTACAAAAGGAGCAACAAGAATGTAATAAAGTTGTTCAGGTTTCTGGAACTGGAATAATAGTAAGTCCTAAAGGCGACAGTCTCACTCACTTGATTGGTACAATTCCTGGTCCTTCTGATACTCCTTATGAAGGCGGCACTTTCAAGATCGATATCACTCTTCCTG ATGGCTATCCATTTAAGCCTCCAAAAATGGAATTTGCAACAAAAGTGTG GCATCCCAACATTATTAGTCAAAGTTGCGCGATATGCCTAGATATCCTGAAAGACCAGTGGAGCCCTGCACTCACTCTCAAGACAGCTCTCCTTTCTACAG TATCTTAG